One segment of Panicum virgatum strain AP13 chromosome 3K, P.virgatum_v5, whole genome shotgun sequence DNA contains the following:
- the LOC120701475 gene encoding disease resistance protein Pik-2-like, protein MDGPLVSASTRVMNSLLAKLSALVDGEYELLEGTKCDITFLRNELSSMSALLEKLATAENLDTQVKVWRDNIRELSYDIEDCIDIFMHKLDHGDPQAGFAKRIIDQIKKLWSRYQIANQIQELKARVLEESERRLRYKHDESIALAGKIEIDPRLPALYVEAEKLVGINGPIQKVIEWLMKDESTQHLKVVSIVGFGGLGKTTLANQVYNKTKGQFDCTAFVPVSRSPVIKKILRDLLTELGSKTSASEDERQLINELREYLQDKRYLIIVDDIWSTTAWEFVKSALPENNLHSRIITTTRHSDVAKSCCSSYEGYIHNIQPLSDQDSTMLFYKSLSKSALLPASLGRSFSGNHTKMSWFAASY, encoded by the exons ATGGATGGACCacttgtgagtgcttcaactaGAGTGATGAACTCACTGCTCGCCAAGCTCTCTGCTTTGGTTGATGGGGAATACGAGCTCCTTGAAGGTACGAAGTGCGATATCACTTTCCTGAGGAATGAGCTTAGCAGCATGAGTGCCCTGCTCGAGAAACTCGCAACAGCGGAGAATCTTGACACGCAGGTCAAGGTTTGGAGGGACAACATACGCGAGCTGAGCTATGATATTGAGGACTGCATTGACATCTTCATGCACAAGCTGGATCACGGTGACCCTCAGGCAGGTTTTGCAAAGAGGATAATTGATCAGATTAAGAAGCTATGGTCACGATACCAGATTGCAAACCAGATTCAAGAGCTCAAGGCTCGTGTGCTTGAGGAGAGCGAGCGACGGCTGAGGTacaagcacgatgaatctattGCTCTTGCAGGAAAGATTGAGATTGACCCGCGATTGCCGGCGCTCTATGTGGAAGCAGAGAAACTTGTTGGTATCAATGGTCCTATACAGAAGGTCATCGAATGGTTGATGAAGGATGAATCAACACAGCATCTCAAAGTGGTGTCTATTGTGGGGTTTGGAGGACTTGGAAAAACAACTCTTGCGAACCAAGTGTACAACAAGACCAAAGGCCAATTTGACTGCACAGCTTTTGTTCCAGTTTCACGGAGTCCTGTCATAAAGAAGATATTGCGTGATCTGCTTACAGAACTAGGGAGTAAGACTAGTGCATCAGAAGATGAGCGGCAACTCATAAATGAGCTCAGAGAATACCTGCAAGACAAAAG GTACTTAATCATTGTTGATGATATTTGGAGCACAACCGCATGGGAATTTGTGAAATCTGCTTTACCTGAGAATAACTTGCACAGTAGAATAATTACTACTACAAGGCATTCTGATGTAGCCAAATCATGCTGCTCAAGTTATGAAGGATATATTCACAACATTCAACCTCTAAGTGATCAGGACTCCACAATGTTGTTTTATAAGAGTCTTTCAAAGTCAGCACTCCTGCCCGCTTCACTTGGAAGAAGTTTCTCTGGCAATCATACAAAAATGTCATGGTTTGCCGCTAGCTATTAA